From a single Brassica napus cultivar Da-Ae chromosome C9, Da-Ae, whole genome shotgun sequence genomic region:
- the LOC106409452 gene encoding probable indole-3-acetic acid-amido synthetase GH3.1 encodes MAVDSSLSSPLGPPACEKDAKALRFIEEMTRNADTVQENLLAEILRRNAETEYLRRFNLGGATDRDTFKSKLPIITYEDLQPEIQRIADGDRSPILSAHPISEFLTSSGTSAGERKLMPTIQEELDRRQLLYSLLMPVMNLYVPGLDKGKGLYFLFVKSETKTPGGLPARPVLTSYYKSDKFRSRPYDPYNVYTSPNEAILCADSFQSMYSQMLCGLLDRLSVLRVGAVFASGLLRAIRFLQLHWSRLANDIESGSLDSEITDPSIRQCMSVILKPDQHLAEFIRQGCQTENWEGIITRIWPNTKYLDVIVTGAMAQYIPTLEYYSGGLPMACTMYASSECYFGLNLNPMSKPSEVSYTIMPNMAYFEFIPLGGSKAVELVDVKIGKEYELVVTTYAGLCRYRVGDILRVTGFHNSAPQFHFVRRKNVLLSIDSDKTDESELQKAVENASKLLLKECGTRVAEYTSYADTSTIPGHYVLYWELLVRDGERQPSHDTLTRCCLEMEESLNSVYRQCRVADNSVGPLEIRVVRNGTFEELMDYAISRGASINQYKVPRCVNFTPIVELLDSRVVSAHFSPALPHWTPERRRR; translated from the exons ATGGCCGTAGACTCTAGCCTCTCGTCGCCATTGGGACCTCCAGCGTGTGAAAAAGACGCGAAAGCCCTCCGTTTCATCGAGGAAATGACTCGAAATGCAGATACGGTTCAAGAAAACCTCCTAGCGGAGATTCTGAGACGCAACGCTGAGACGGAGTACCTCCGTCGCTTCAACCTTGGAGGTGCCACAGACCGTGATACCTTTAAATCAAAGCTTCCAATCATTACCTACGAAGATCTCCAGCCCGAGATCCAACGTATCGCTGACGGAGACCGATCTCCCATCTTATCCGCCCATCCCATCTCCGAGTTCCTCACCAGCTCCGGAACCTCAGCCGGAGAGAGGAAACTCATGCCGACCATTCAAGAAGAGCTCGACCGTCGCCAGCTTCTTTATAGTCTCCTCATGCCCGTCATGAATTT GTATGTGCCAGGACTAGATAAAGGAAAGGGATTGTACTTCCTGTTCGTTAAGTCGGAAACAAAGACACCGGGTGGGCTACCGGCTCGACCAGTCTTAACCAGCTACTACAAGAGTGATAAATTCAGGTCCCGACCATACGACCCCTACAACGTGTACACTAGTCCCAACGAAGCCATTCTCTGTGCCGACTCCTTCCAGAGCATGTACTCTCAGATGCTATGCGGCCTCCTTGACCGCCTCTCTGTCCTCCGTGTAGGCGCTGTTTTTGCCTCTGGTCTCCTCCGTGCCATCCGATTCCTCCAGCTTCACTGGTCTCGCTTGGCCAACGACATTGAGTCAGGTTCCCTCGACTCTGAGATAACCGACCCGTCTATAAGGCAGTGCATGTCTGTTATTCTCAAACCGGACCAGCACCTGGCGGAGTTCATCCGCCAGGGGTGCCAGACGGAAAATTGGGAAGGAATCATCACCCGGATTTGGCCCAACACTAAGTACCTTGATGTCATCGTAACTGGAGCCATGGCTCAATATATCCCAACATTGGAATATTATAGCGGTGGCCTTCCCATGGCTTGCACAATGTACGCTTCCTCCGAGTGTTACTTTGGTTTAAACCTTAACCCGATGAGCAAACCATCTGAAGTTTCGTACACCATTATGCCCAACATGGCCTACTTCGAGTTTATCCCTCTTGGCGGCTCCAAGGCCGTTGAACTTGTTGATGTAAAGATCGGCAAAGAGTACGAACTCGTTGTCACGACCTATGCCGGTCTATGTCGATACCGAGTTGGTGACATCCTCAGAGTCACGGGCTTCCACAACTCAGCACCTCAGTTTCATTTTGTGAGGAGGAAGAACGTCCTCCTCAGCATCGACTCTGACAAGACTGACGAGTCTGAGCTTCAGAAAGCGGTGGAGAACGCATCAAAGCTGCTTCTCAAAGAGTGCGGCACCCGTGTAGCGGAGTACACTAGCTACGCAGACACAAGCACGATCCCGGGCCACTACGTCTTGTACTGGGAGTTGTTAGTGAGGGACGGAGAGAGGCAACCAAGTCATGATACTCTGACTCGATGCTGCCTCGAGATGGAAGAGTCGTTGAACTCGGTTTACCGCCAATGTCGAGTCGCTGATAACTCCGTTGGACCGTTGGAGATTAGGGTGGTAAGAAACGGGACGTTCGAGGAGTTGATGGACTACGCCATCTCAAGAGGTGCGTCAATTAACCAGTACAAGGTACCGAGGTGCGTGAACTTCACACCTATAGTGGAGCTACTTGATTCTAGGGTTGTGTCGGCACATTTTAGCCCAGCTTTACCGCATTGGACGccggagaggaggaggagataa